One Oscillospiraceae bacterium genomic region harbors:
- a CDS encoding heparinase II/III-family protein: MLTQKMMPGSEFTTVYPVLYPPYADRAAWAALPGAARWKAAGDAALQDADTLPRLPLSLWLRFTQNGDRTVWEHAYFARRRTLCALVMAEAVTGAGSYLPAIADLAWAICEESAWQLPAHNSYIRDTPQLPLPDVTRPIVDLFAAETGALIATVYGLLGAALDGYAPGFSVRLKGEVERRVLAPYRTAHFWWMGNGEEPMCNWTPWCTQNVLLAAAQCAPTETLPVYVKQAAYSIDCFLKDYGEDGCCSEGAQYYRHAALTMFNALVLLCRIAPGVFDDVWAEPKIRNMAEYIVNMHIAGPYYLNFADCSPLAGARGVREFLFGQRVASAPLMTLAARDWADALQQPDPDRLHHPDDSEGINLYYHIQTTLAEQKVLAFAQSAAPALPRDMWYPSVGILVCRRGAYALGAKAGNNADSHNHNDVGSVTLYKNGAPLLIDVGVETYSKKTFSPQRYEIWTMQSSWHNLPEFEPESAQYQQQPGLEFAARDVAVSDALDAITMDIAPAYGAVPGLGFYRRRVQLSANGLTLQEETDYPGTTALTLMSAEKPTIVGHNVQFGALATAHINGTVRIAAEAVSITDSRLRQAWPDTLYRTRVYFRSTLTVEVR; the protein is encoded by the coding sequence ATGTTGACGCAAAAGATGATGCCGGGATCTGAGTTTACCACCGTGTACCCGGTTTTGTACCCGCCTTACGCTGACCGTGCCGCTTGGGCCGCGTTGCCCGGCGCGGCGCGGTGGAAAGCGGCGGGCGACGCGGCTTTGCAGGATGCGGATACACTACCACGCTTGCCGCTCTCCCTTTGGCTGCGTTTTACCCAAAATGGGGACCGCACCGTCTGGGAGCATGCCTACTTTGCCCGCCGCCGCACCCTGTGCGCACTGGTGATGGCCGAGGCTGTGACCGGGGCGGGCTCCTACCTGCCCGCTATCGCGGATTTAGCCTGGGCCATCTGCGAGGAAAGCGCCTGGCAGCTGCCCGCCCACAACAGCTATATCCGGGATACGCCCCAGCTGCCGCTGCCGGACGTAACCCGGCCCATCGTGGACCTGTTTGCCGCCGAGACCGGTGCGCTGATTGCCACCGTGTATGGCCTGTTAGGCGCTGCATTGGATGGTTACGCTCCCGGATTTTCCGTCCGTTTGAAAGGCGAAGTGGAGCGCCGGGTGCTGGCCCCCTACCGCACCGCGCATTTCTGGTGGATGGGCAACGGTGAGGAGCCAATGTGCAACTGGACCCCCTGGTGTACCCAGAACGTGCTGCTGGCCGCCGCCCAGTGTGCCCCGACGGAGACACTGCCCGTTTACGTAAAGCAGGCCGCCTACAGTATTGACTGCTTTTTGAAGGACTACGGCGAGGACGGCTGTTGTAGCGAGGGTGCACAGTATTACCGCCACGCCGCGCTGACGATGTTCAACGCGCTGGTCCTGTTGTGCCGGATTGCCCCCGGCGTATTTGATGATGTGTGGGCCGAGCCGAAGATACGCAACATGGCCGAGTACATTGTCAACATGCACATTGCCGGGCCCTATTATTTGAACTTTGCCGATTGCAGCCCCCTGGCGGGAGCTCGCGGCGTGCGGGAGTTTCTGTTTGGTCAGCGCGTAGCCAGTGCCCCGCTGATGACGCTGGCCGCCCGGGATTGGGCGGACGCATTGCAGCAGCCTGATCCCGACCGACTGCACCACCCGGACGACAGCGAGGGCATCAACCTGTATTACCACATCCAGACCACACTGGCCGAGCAGAAAGTGCTGGCCTTTGCCCAAAGCGCCGCCCCTGCCCTGCCCCGCGATATGTGGTACCCCAGCGTGGGCATTTTGGTCTGCCGCCGTGGGGCCTACGCTCTGGGGGCCAAAGCGGGCAATAACGCCGACAGCCACAACCACAACGATGTGGGCAGCGTGACACTGTACAAAAATGGTGCGCCGCTGCTGATCGACGTGGGGGTGGAGACCTACAGCAAAAAGACCTTCAGCCCCCAGCGATACGAGATCTGGACGATGCAATCCAGCTGGCACAACCTGCCGGAGTTTGAGCCGGAGAGTGCCCAATACCAGCAGCAGCCCGGTTTAGAGTTTGCCGCCCGGGATGTGGCTGTGAGTGATGCACTGGATGCTATCACGATGGACATTGCCCCCGCCTACGGCGCTGTGCCGGGGCTGGGCTTCTACCGCCGCCGGGTACAGCTTAGTGCGAACGGCCTGACTCTGCAGGAGGAAACCGACTACCCCGGCACCACAGCCCTGACGCTGATGAGCGCGGAGAAGCCCACTATAGTGGGGCATAACGTGCAGTTTGGGGCATTGGCGACTGCACACATAAATGGCACTGTACGCATTGCCGCTGAAGCCGTATCAATTACGGATTCCCGTCTGCGTCAAGCCTGGCCGGATACCTTGTACCGCACGCGGGTGTATTTTCGTAGCACACTGACCGTGGAGGTGCGTTGA
- a CDS encoding ATP-binding protein — protein MVLALQGGMAVGKTTAARYTAAHASAVTVFFEDNAPALAALRGRGLDKHKFADYCEIQRAFIQQELDRYALAAHCPCALLDLGPQEIEFYTLYYPHTLGQDWPVEQALAAELASLRRCRINRTLFLHASVPVLRQRKEADATRDRGFFDYTVQHLLPAKERWFAAQPLVDFLQTDRLTQAETAAAVLAWVQQCQKENL, from the coding sequence ATGGTACTGGCCTTGCAGGGCGGTATGGCCGTGGGCAAAACAACCGCTGCCCGCTATACAGCGGCCCATGCCTCCGCTGTGACTGTATTTTTTGAGGACAACGCCCCCGCCCTTGCTGCTTTGCGGGGACGCGGGCTGGACAAGCACAAATTTGCGGACTACTGCGAAATCCAGCGGGCGTTCATCCAGCAAGAACTGGACCGTTATGCCCTCGCCGCCCACTGCCCCTGCGCACTGCTGGATCTAGGCCCGCAGGAAATCGAATTTTACACCCTGTACTATCCCCACACCCTTGGGCAGGACTGGCCCGTGGAACAGGCACTGGCGGCGGAGTTGGCCTCCCTGCGCCGTTGTCGCATCAACCGCACGCTGTTTTTGCATGCGTCCGTTCCTGTTCTACGGCAGCGCAAAGAAGCCGACGCCACCCGCGACCGCGGATTTTTTGACTACACCGTACAACACCTGCTGCCCGCGAAAGAACGGTGGTTTGCCGCACAACCCCTCGTGGATTTTTTGCAGACCGACCGTCTGACACAGGCCGAGACTGCCGCCGCCGTGCTGGCGTGGGTGCAGCAATGCCAAAAGGAGAATTTGTAA
- a CDS encoding carbohydrate-binding protein has translation MELLKLKILDTDGQTLMTAPGAAQVSLVYMNAYKPGDRVALEIGTPGQYVVIQFEDTMAPVLVYVVKREINFHIPFDEQAITYSPKSFAGTCHIIRARFATKEEIAARRNLAFNPYDEHGDTGFYPHASANVETRGEAVFAARNAIDGVYENDAHGTWPYQSWGINRDPNAALTLDFGRTVLLDELRLTLRADFPHDSWWTQATVEFDDGSREVLDLQKTAASQTFAIEPRTVKSLKLFELKKADDPSPFPALTQIEAWGTEA, from the coding sequence ATGGAACTGTTGAAGCTGAAAATTCTGGACACCGATGGTCAAACCCTGATGACTGCCCCCGGCGCAGCGCAGGTAAGTCTTGTATACATGAATGCCTACAAGCCCGGCGACCGCGTGGCGCTGGAGATCGGCACACCGGGGCAGTATGTGGTCATCCAGTTTGAGGACACGATGGCCCCCGTGCTGGTGTATGTGGTCAAGCGGGAGATCAACTTCCACATCCCGTTCGACGAACAGGCCATCACCTACAGCCCCAAGAGTTTTGCCGGGACCTGCCACATCATCCGCGCCCGCTTTGCCACCAAAGAGGAGATTGCCGCGCGCCGCAACCTGGCCTTTAACCCTTACGATGAACATGGCGACACCGGTTTTTATCCGCATGCTTCGGCCAATGTGGAGACCCGCGGCGAGGCTGTGTTTGCTGCCCGCAACGCCATTGACGGTGTATACGAGAACGATGCCCACGGCACCTGGCCCTACCAGAGCTGGGGCATCAACCGCGACCCCAACGCCGCCCTGACGCTGGATTTTGGCCGCACTGTGCTACTGGATGAACTGCGGCTGACCCTGCGGGCGGATTTCCCCCACGACAGCTGGTGGACCCAGGCCACCGTGGAGTTTGACGACGGCAGCCGCGAGGTACTGGACCTGCAAAAGACCGCCGCCTCGCAGACCTTTGCCATTGAGCCCCGCACTGTAAAGAGCCTGAAACTGTTTGAGCTGAAAAAGGCCGATGACCCCAGCCCCTTCCCGGCCCTGACCCAGATCGAAGCCTGGGGCACCGAAGCGTAA
- a CDS encoding 6-phospho-beta-glucosidase has translation MLPENFLWGGAVAAHQLEGAWDADGRGPSVSDVMTGGSVSTPRRITDGVLPGEYYPNHTGIDFYHTYKQDVKLFAELGFKCFRTSISWSRIFPRGDEQQPNEAGLQFYDDLFHELLKYGIEPVITLSHFEMPYALAKEYGGWVNRKLVDFFVHYATTVMERYKGKVKYWMTFNEINNQSNTSNDIFGWTNSGVRYSTFANPKKALNQAVHHELVASALVVAKGHAIDPGFKIGCMCAFVPFYPYSCNPDDMIMAQESMHERYYFSDVHCRGHYPAYARKQWAREGTAPEMLPGDEEILAGGTVDYIGISYYMSNCVRSDVEVENAGLSGGNAHTVPNPYVKASEWGWQIDPVGLRYSLNALYERYELPIFIVENGFGAIDELKPDHTVDDSYRIDYLKAHITEMKKAIELDGVDVMGYTPWGCIDVVSFTTGELRKRYGFIYVDRNDDGTGTGNRYKKKSFNWYKQVIATNGETL, from the coding sequence ATGCTTCCTGAAAACTTCCTTTGGGGCGGTGCAGTCGCTGCCCACCAGCTGGAAGGTGCCTGGGACGCCGACGGCCGCGGCCCCAGCGTCAGCGACGTGATGACCGGCGGCAGCGTCAGCACGCCCCGCCGCATCACCGATGGCGTCCTGCCCGGCGAATACTACCCCAACCATACCGGCATCGACTTTTACCATACCTACAAGCAGGACGTGAAACTGTTTGCCGAGTTGGGCTTCAAGTGCTTCCGCACCTCCATTTCCTGGAGCCGCATCTTTCCCCGCGGGGACGAGCAGCAGCCTAACGAAGCGGGCCTGCAGTTCTACGATGACCTGTTTCACGAACTGCTGAAATACGGCATCGAGCCGGTCATCACCCTCTCCCACTTCGAGATGCCCTACGCCCTGGCGAAAGAGTACGGCGGCTGGGTCAACCGCAAGCTGGTGGACTTCTTCGTCCATTACGCCACCACCGTGATGGAGCGCTACAAGGGCAAGGTCAAGTACTGGATGACCTTCAACGAGATCAACAACCAGTCCAACACCTCCAACGACATCTTCGGCTGGACCAACTCCGGCGTGCGCTACTCCACCTTTGCTAACCCCAAAAAGGCGCTGAATCAGGCCGTGCACCACGAGCTGGTGGCCTCGGCTCTGGTGGTGGCCAAAGGTCATGCCATCGATCCCGGCTTTAAAATCGGCTGTATGTGCGCATTCGTGCCGTTCTACCCCTACTCCTGCAACCCGGACGATATGATCATGGCCCAGGAATCCATGCACGAGCGCTATTATTTCAGCGATGTCCACTGCCGCGGCCACTATCCCGCCTATGCCCGCAAGCAGTGGGCGCGGGAGGGCACCGCCCCCGAGATGCTGCCCGGCGATGAAGAGATTCTGGCGGGCGGCACGGTGGACTACATCGGCATCAGCTACTACATGTCCAACTGCGTGCGGTCGGACGTGGAGGTGGAAAACGCGGGTCTCAGCGGCGGCAACGCCCACACCGTGCCCAACCCCTACGTCAAAGCGTCGGAGTGGGGCTGGCAGATCGACCCGGTGGGTCTGCGCTACAGCCTGAACGCTCTCTACGAGCGGTACGAGCTGCCCATCTTCATCGTCGAGAACGGCTTCGGCGCCATCGACGAGCTGAAGCCCGACCACACTGTGGACGACAGCTACCGCATCGACTACCTGAAAGCCCACATCACCGAGATGAAGAAAGCCATCGAACTGGACGGTGTCGACGTGATGGGCTACACCCCCTGGGGCTGCATCGACGTGGTGTCCTTTACCACCGGTGAACTGCGCAAGCGGTACGGCTTTATCTATGTCGACCGCAACGATGACGGCACCGGCACCGGCAACCGCTATAAGAAAAAGTCCTTCAACTGGTACAAGCAGGTCATTGCCACCAACGGCGAGACCTTATAA
- a CDS encoding PTS transporter subunit EIIC — MATKIRDYAKLAADIREAVGPDNIISAANCATRLRLVLKESPSAEVTQKISEMPAVIKVMENGGQYQIVIGTHAKDVYEEMAKLMGDTAGAEAAEVKQGLFNRIIAAMSAVFAPFIYILAAAGLVQGMLIIITHFVPAFAETGTYAVLSFISWTPFTFMPIMIAVTASKHFKCNTFIAMWCCMALANPDWGSIAARIADGETIRFLGLPMAQTTYTSSVLPPLFLVLVLSYLERFLNKYVPDIAKALVVPFISAIVMVPLTILVIGPVSDAVAMGIANAYNFLANNVPAVAALLVGGIWQVFVIFGVHWGVTPMNVANFAKYGCDSFQAFQTCAVIAQAAACFGVVLKTKKKDMKSVALSAGLTGIFGITEPAIYGVTLRLKKPFVAGCIGGAIGALVISFFNTKYYVYAGLPGLLTTVNAMSDANPGSFTGMIIGVLATIIITIVLVQIIGCDEKEK, encoded by the coding sequence ATGGCTACCAAGATCCGCGATTATGCCAAGCTTGCGGCCGATATCCGCGAAGCCGTCGGCCCCGATAACATCATCAGCGCAGCCAACTGCGCCACCCGCCTGCGCCTTGTGCTGAAAGAATCCCCCTCTGCCGAGGTCACCCAGAAGATCTCCGAGATGCCCGCCGTCATCAAGGTCATGGAGAACGGCGGCCAGTACCAGATCGTCATCGGCACCCACGCCAAGGATGTCTACGAGGAGATGGCCAAGTTGATGGGTGACACCGCTGGTGCCGAAGCGGCCGAGGTCAAGCAGGGGCTGTTCAACCGCATCATTGCGGCCATGTCGGCTGTGTTTGCCCCGTTCATCTACATCCTGGCTGCGGCCGGCCTGGTGCAGGGCATGCTCATCATCATCACCCACTTTGTCCCCGCCTTTGCCGAGACCGGCACCTACGCCGTACTTAGCTTTATCAGCTGGACGCCGTTCACCTTCATGCCCATTATGATCGCGGTCACGGCCTCCAAGCATTTCAAGTGCAACACCTTTATTGCCATGTGGTGCTGCATGGCGCTGGCTAACCCCGATTGGGGCAGCATCGCCGCTCGCATTGCCGACGGCGAGACCATCAGGTTCCTGGGCCTGCCCATGGCACAGACCACCTACACCTCCAGCGTGCTGCCGCCACTGTTTTTGGTATTGGTGCTGTCCTACCTGGAGCGCTTCCTGAATAAGTACGTCCCCGACATCGCCAAGGCCTTGGTCGTGCCCTTTATTAGTGCCATCGTCATGGTGCCCCTCACCATCCTGGTCATCGGTCCTGTGTCCGATGCCGTGGCTATGGGCATCGCCAACGCCTACAACTTCCTGGCCAACAATGTGCCCGCCGTGGCAGCTCTGCTGGTCGGCGGTATCTGGCAGGTCTTCGTCATCTTCGGCGTACATTGGGGCGTTACCCCGATGAACGTTGCCAACTTTGCCAAGTACGGCTGCGACTCTTTCCAGGCTTTCCAGACCTGCGCCGTTATCGCCCAGGCCGCTGCCTGCTTCGGCGTTGTGCTTAAGACCAAGAAGAAGGACATGAAGAGCGTTGCCCTCTCCGCTGGCCTGACCGGCATCTTCGGCATCACCGAGCCCGCCATCTACGGTGTCACCCTGCGCCTGAAAAAGCCCTTCGTGGCCGGCTGCATCGGCGGTGCCATCGGTGCGCTCGTCATCAGCTTCTTCAACACCAAATACTACGTCTATGCCGGTCTGCCCGGCCTGCTGACCACCGTCAACGCCATGAGCGACGCCAACCCCGGCTCCTTTACCGGCATGATAATCGGCGTGCTGGCCACCATTATCATCACCATCGTGCTGGTACAGATCATCGGCTGCGATGAAAAAGAAAAATAA
- a CDS encoding MurR/RpiR family transcriptional regulator produces the protein MFTAQELKSLNELEMLVYQYVTEHRSAVPYMRIRELATEAHVSTTTVLHFCKKMGCEGFSQFKWKLKEENGIDTQDKDIPDALNELQTFFWRVGTPAYREKLEQAAAIIARMERIFVVGIGNSGSIASYGARYFSNLGKFALSVSDPFYPITLTDCTSAAALVFSVSGETPEVLKLAHDLRERGCTLLAVTGNESCTLAQVCDLTLPYYTATRRSGVENYDLTSQIPAVYLLESLARRVHNRLNE, from the coding sequence ATGTTTACTGCACAGGAGCTGAAAAGCCTGAACGAGCTGGAGATGCTCGTCTACCAGTATGTCACCGAGCATCGCTCCGCCGTGCCCTATATGCGCATCCGCGAGCTTGCCACCGAAGCCCACGTCTCCACCACCACGGTGCTGCACTTCTGCAAAAAGATGGGCTGCGAGGGGTTCTCCCAGTTCAAGTGGAAGCTGAAAGAGGAAAACGGCATCGACACCCAGGACAAAGACATCCCCGATGCTTTAAACGAGCTGCAGACCTTTTTCTGGCGTGTGGGCACGCCCGCCTACCGGGAAAAGCTGGAGCAGGCCGCCGCTATCATCGCCCGCATGGAGCGCATTTTTGTGGTGGGCATCGGCAACTCCGGCAGCATTGCCAGCTATGGTGCGCGGTACTTCTCCAACCTGGGCAAGTTTGCCCTCAGCGTGTCCGACCCGTTTTACCCCATCACGTTAACGGATTGCACCAGCGCCGCCGCCCTTGTCTTTTCAGTTTCCGGCGAAACGCCCGAGGTGCTCAAACTCGCCCACGATCTGCGGGAGCGGGGATGCACCCTGCTGGCTGTCACCGGCAACGAGAGTTGCACCCTGGCCCAGGTGTGCGACCTGACCCTGCCCTACTACACGGCCACTCGCCGCAGCGGCGTGGAAAACTACGATTTGACGTCGCAGATCCCCGCCGTTTACCTGCTGGAATCCCTGGCCCGCCGGGTGCATAACCGCCTGAACGAGTGA
- a CDS encoding SPFH domain-containing protein, whose translation MMIAILIAAIVVALVVFSLLCYKKAPPTQAIVVTGFGLSRPKVVCGRGVFVLPVVQRADRLNMRLLKIDVKTPETGVKTKEGVSLWLDSVVTVQVYSENSTVSDEEVRNAGYDDIKKYINSRQQAAISNFLGMDEAHINEKINDVLQGNLREIVSEMTVDQILTNRKQMAVSVVENARPDLAKMGLEVVTFNVQDVKDAIDAQGHNHGVIEAIGVEQEELVKKRASIAKAEAERDVSCAKAAAAMAANEKEIEAQTAIAQRNNELELAKSKLKAEADKAAADAQAAGMIQTNLRAKEVKESEADAEIARQKKMVDLAAQEAEVQQRKLDAEVRKQADAELYRRQKEAEAQKYEAERAAEAAKFAKQQEAEGIELVGKAEAEAIRRKGLAEAEAMKQKAEAYKQYNDAAVAEMMIKVLPEIAKSVAQPLASIDKVSIIGGDASGVSGVSGNVPVLMAQTMEAMKEATGIDMKEIVRANSIQAKTDRNINVTGLENLQTPQASAPTAETTADHAAVTE comes from the coding sequence ATGATGATTGCTATTCTTATCGCCGCCATTGTGGTGGCACTGGTCGTGTTCTCGCTTCTCTGCTACAAAAAAGCCCCGCCTACCCAGGCTATCGTGGTAACGGGCTTTGGCCTGTCCCGCCCCAAGGTGGTGTGCGGCCGCGGCGTGTTTGTACTGCCCGTTGTACAGCGTGCCGACCGGCTGAACATGCGCCTGCTGAAAATCGACGTAAAAACGCCGGAAACTGGCGTAAAAACCAAAGAGGGCGTCTCCCTCTGGCTGGACAGCGTCGTCACCGTGCAGGTCTACAGCGAGAACTCCACCGTCTCGGACGAGGAAGTCCGTAACGCCGGGTACGATGACATCAAAAAGTACATCAACAGCCGCCAGCAGGCCGCCATCTCCAACTTTTTGGGCATGGACGAAGCCCACATCAACGAGAAGATCAACGATGTGCTGCAAGGCAACCTGCGTGAGATCGTCAGCGAGATGACGGTCGACCAGATTCTGACCAACCGCAAGCAGATGGCCGTCAGCGTGGTGGAAAACGCCCGCCCGGACCTGGCCAAGATGGGCCTGGAGGTTGTCACCTTCAACGTGCAGGATGTCAAGGACGCCATCGATGCCCAGGGCCACAACCACGGCGTCATCGAGGCCATCGGCGTGGAGCAGGAGGAACTTGTAAAAAAGCGTGCCTCCATTGCCAAGGCCGAAGCCGAGCGCGATGTCTCCTGCGCGAAGGCTGCCGCCGCCATGGCCGCCAACGAGAAGGAGATTGAAGCCCAGACGGCCATCGCCCAGCGCAACAACGAGCTGGAACTGGCCAAGTCCAAGCTGAAAGCCGAGGCCGACAAGGCCGCCGCTGACGCCCAGGCCGCCGGTATGATCCAGACCAACCTGCGTGCCAAGGAGGTCAAGGAATCCGAAGCCGACGCCGAGATCGCCCGCCAGAAGAAGATGGTCGACCTGGCCGCCCAGGAGGCCGAAGTGCAGCAGCGCAAGCTGGATGCCGAGGTGCGCAAGCAGGCCGACGCCGAGCTGTACCGCCGCCAGAAAGAAGCCGAAGCCCAGAAGTACGAGGCCGAGCGCGCTGCCGAGGCCGCCAAGTTTGCCAAGCAGCAGGAGGCCGAAGGCATCGAACTGGTCGGTAAAGCCGAAGCCGAGGCCATCCGCCGGAAAGGCCTGGCCGAAGCCGAAGCGATGAAGCAGAAAGCCGAAGCCTACAAGCAGTACAATGATGCCGCCGTGGCCGAGATGATGATAAAGGTGCTGCCCGAAATCGCCAAGAGCGTGGCCCAGCCCCTTGCCAGCATCGACAAGGTGTCCATCATCGGCGGCGATGCCTCCGGTGTGTCGGGCGTGTCCGGCAACGTGCCCGTGCTGATGGCCCAGACCATGGAGGCCATGAAGGAAGCCACCGGCATTGACATGAAAGAGATTGTCCGCGCCAACAGCATCCAGGCCAAGACCGACCGCAACATCAACGTGACCGGGTTAGAAAATTTGCAAACCCCGCAGGCCTCTGCACCTACTGCAGAAACCACCGCGGACCATGCCGCTGTAACCGAATAA
- a CDS encoding amino acid ABC transporter ATP-binding protein has translation MLEVKDLHCSYGTTQVLKGVDLNVNKGEVISILGSSGSGKTTLLRCISFLQKADSGTIRFDNFEKGITQLKHSEIRALRMKMGYVFQNFNLFRNMTVKQNVLEGLITARGVDRATADKTADEVLEKVGMLHRKDFYPDQLSGGQQQRVAIARAIAFKPEVLLFDEPTSALDPELTREVLNTITQLAADGLTLVVVTHEMGFARNVSDRIIFMENGVVAEEASAKEFFLHPRQEASKRFLRTVTDDYDYSI, from the coding sequence ATGCTGGAAGTAAAAGACCTGCATTGCAGCTACGGCACCACCCAGGTGCTGAAAGGCGTGGACCTCAATGTCAACAAGGGCGAGGTCATCTCGATCCTGGGCAGCAGTGGCTCCGGTAAAACAACGCTGCTGCGCTGCATCAGCTTTTTGCAGAAGGCCGACAGCGGCACCATCCGGTTCGATAACTTTGAAAAGGGCATCACCCAATTAAAGCACAGCGAAATTCGTGCCCTGCGGATGAAGATGGGCTATGTGTTCCAGAACTTCAACCTCTTCCGCAACATGACCGTCAAGCAGAATGTGCTGGAGGGCCTTATTACCGCCCGTGGCGTGGACCGCGCCACCGCCGATAAGACCGCCGACGAGGTGCTGGAAAAGGTGGGTATGCTCCACCGCAAGGACTTTTACCCCGACCAGCTCTCCGGCGGGCAGCAGCAGCGCGTGGCCATCGCCCGCGCCATCGCCTTCAAGCCCGAAGTGCTGCTGTTTGACGAGCCTACCTCCGCCCTTGACCCGGAGCTGACCCGCGAGGTGCTGAACACCATCACCCAGCTGGCCGCCGACGGCCTGACGCTGGTGGTCGTCACCCACGAGATGGGCTTTGCCCGCAACGTGTCCGACCGCATCATCTTTATGGAAAACGGCGTCGTCGCTGAGGAAGCCTCCGCAAAAGAATTTTTCCTGCACCCCCGGCAGGAGGCAAGCAAGCGCTTTTTGCGGACCGTCACCGATGACTACGATTACAGCATTTAA
- a CDS encoding amino acid ABC transporter permease, translating into MTQRLLDILVSSFPRLVLYCVQVTIPLTVCIYILSLVLGFLLALIQIQKIPVLKPLARVYVWVFRGTPLIVQMYIIFFGLPSLGITLDAFPSAVIAFSLNYAAYMSETIRAAIQSVPEGQWEAGYMIGLSSGQIMLRVILPQAARVAFPTLFSTLIGLTKDSSLAASITVVEMFKAAQQIASRTFEPFALYCEAAFVYLMLNTVLTLLQSVLEKRLAWKQPKRQSAVQKQLEKEPA; encoded by the coding sequence ATGACGCAAAGACTGCTGGATATTCTGGTATCCTCGTTTCCCCGGCTGGTCCTGTACTGTGTGCAGGTCACCATCCCCCTTACCGTGTGCATCTACATCCTGAGCCTGGTGCTGGGTTTCCTGCTGGCGCTGATTCAAATTCAAAAGATCCCGGTGCTTAAGCCGCTGGCCCGCGTGTATGTCTGGGTGTTCCGCGGTACGCCGCTGATCGTCCAGATGTACATCATCTTCTTCGGCCTGCCGTCCTTAGGCATCACGCTGGATGCGTTCCCGTCGGCGGTCATCGCCTTCTCGCTGAACTACGCGGCCTATATGTCCGAGACCATCCGCGCCGCCATCCAGTCAGTGCCGGAAGGCCAGTGGGAGGCCGGGTACATGATCGGCCTGAGTTCCGGCCAGATCATGCTGCGGGTCATTTTGCCCCAGGCTGCACGGGTGGCCTTCCCCACGCTGTTCAGCACCCTCATCGGCCTGACGAAGGACAGCTCGCTGGCCGCCAGCATCACGGTGGTGGAAATGTTCAAAGCCGCCCAGCAGATTGCCTCCCGCACCTTTGAACCCTTTGCGCTGTATTGCGAAGCTGCCTTTGTCTACTTAATGCTCAACACGGTGCTGACCCTGCTGCAAAGCGTGTTGGAAAAGCGCCTTGCCTGGAAACAGCCGAAACGGCAATCCGCCGTACAAAAACAACTGGAAAAGGAGCCTGCGTAA
- a CDS encoding transporter substrate-binding domain-containing protein has product MKKILKKSAAALAALTLTAALAGCGSSASSAATSTDTTASTAETSGENKLEKVKAAGKLVIGVEGTYPPFTYHDDNGELTGLDVELGKALAEKLGVEVEFQEAAWDSLLIGIDTGRFDTVINSVSITDERAEKYDFSDPYYYEARRVVVRADDDSINGPEDLNGKKIATNTTNAFIPWYEENGAEVVGIDTSAEAIDLVLSGRADFLGISVPVLNAYLDEHPDAADKLKAAFIIPNSEDVIAIPVRKGEPEFLDAINAALAELREEGTLKEISEKYLGGDYTNSAYSN; this is encoded by the coding sequence ATGAAAAAAATCTTGAAAAAGTCCGCCGCTGCGCTGGCCGCACTTACCTTGACCGCCGCCCTGGCCGGCTGCGGCAGCAGCGCTTCTTCTGCAGCAACTTCTACCGACACCACCGCCTCCACGGCTGAAACCTCCGGTGAAAACAAGCTGGAAAAAGTCAAGGCCGCCGGCAAGCTGGTCATCGGTGTCGAAGGTACCTACCCGCCGTTCACCTACCACGATGATAACGGCGAGCTGACCGGCCTGGACGTGGAACTGGGCAAGGCCCTGGCCGAAAAGCTGGGCGTCGAGGTCGAGTTCCAGGAGGCCGCCTGGGACTCGCTGCTCATCGGTATTGACACCGGCCGCTTTGATACGGTCATCAACAGTGTCAGCATCACCGACGAGCGCGCCGAAAAATACGACTTCTCCGACCCCTACTACTACGAAGCCCGCCGCGTGGTCGTGCGTGCCGACGATGACAGCATCAACGGCCCCGAGGACCTGAACGGCAAGAAGATTGCCACCAACACCACCAACGCCTTCATCCCCTGGTACGAGGAGAACGGTGCCGAGGTGGTCGGCATCGATACCAGCGCCGAGGCCATCGACCTGGTCCTCTCCGGCCGCGCCGACTTCCTGGGCATCAGCGTTCCGGTGCTGAACGCTTACCTGGATGAGCACCCAGACGCCGCCGATAAGCTGAAGGCCGCCTTTATCATCCCAAACTCCGAGGATGTCATCGCCATCCCCGTCCGCAAGGGTGAGCCGGAGTTCCTGGACGCTATCAACGCTGCGCTGGCCGAACTCCGCGAGGAAGGCACCCTGAAAGAGATCTCTGAAAAATATCTGGGCGGTGATTACACCAACTCCGCTTACAGCAATTGA